A single window of Jaculus jaculus isolate mJacJac1 chromosome 14, mJacJac1.mat.Y.cur, whole genome shotgun sequence DNA harbors:
- the Prpf31 gene encoding U4/U6 small nuclear ribonucleoprotein Prp31, translated as MSLADELLADLEEAAEEEEGGSYGEEEEEPAIEDVQEETQLDLSGDSVKSIAKLWDSKMFAEIMMKIEEYISKQAKASEVMGPVEAAPEYRVIVDANNLTVEIENELNIIHKFIRDKYSKRFPELESLVPNALDYIRTVKELGNSLDKCKNNENLQQILTNATIMVVSVTASTTQGQQLSEEELERLEEACDMALELNASKHRIYEYVESRMSFIAPNLSIIIGASTAAKIMGVAGGLTNLSKMPACNIMLLGAQRKTLSGFSSTSVLPHTGYIYHSDIVQSLPPDLRRKAARLVAAKCTLAARVDSFHESTEGKVGYELKDEIERKFDKWQEPPPVKQVKPLPAPLDGQRKKRGGRRYRKMKERLGLTEIRKQANRMSFGEIEEDAYQEDLGFSLGHLGKSGSGRVRQTQVNEATKARISKTLQRTLQKQSVVYGGKSTIRDRSSGTASSVAFTPLQGLEIVNPQAAEKKVAEANQKYFSSMAEFLKVKGEKSGIMST; from the exons ATGTCTCTAGCAGATGAGTTACTGGCTGACCTTGAGGAGGCagcagaagaagaggaaggaggaagctacggagaggaagaggaagagccaGCGATTGAAGATGTGCAGGAGGAGACTCAGCTGGATCTTTCTGGGGATTCAGTCAAGAGCATCGCCAAACTATGGGATAGCAAGATG TTTGCCGAAATCATGATGAAGATTGAGGAGTACATCAGCAAGCAGGCCAAGGCTTCAGAAG TGATGGGACCAGTGGAGGCAGCCCCTGAATACCGTGTCATTGTGGACGCCAACAACCTGACTGTGGAAATCGAGAATGAACTGA ACATCATCCACAAGTTCATCCGGGATAAGTACTCGAAGAGATTCCCAGAACTGGAGTCCTTGGTACCCAACGCACTGGATTACATCCGCACAGTAAAG GAGCTGGGCAACAGCCTGGACAAGTGCAAGAACAATGAGAACCTGCAGCAGATCCTGACCAACGCCACCATCATGGTCGTCAGCGTCACTGCCTCTACCACCCAGGG GCAGCAGCTGTCAGAGGAGGAGCTGGAGCGGCTCGAGGAAGCCTGCGACATGGCACTGGAGCTGAATGCCTCCAAGCACCGCATCTATGAGTACGTGGAGTCCCGGATGTCCTTCATTGCACCCAACCTGTCCATCATCATTGGAGCATCCACAGCCGCCAAGATCATGG GTGTGGCAGGCGGCCTGACCAACCTCTCCAAGATGCCCGCCTGTAACATCATGCTGCTTGGAGCCCAGCGCAAGACACTGTCTGGCTTCTCATCTACCTCAGTGCTTCCCCACACTGGCTACATCTACCACAGCGATATTGTGCAGTCCCTGCCCCCG GATCTCCGGAGGAAAGCAGCCCGGCTGGTGGCCGCCAAGTGCACGCTGGCAGCCCGTGTGGACAGCTTCCATGAGAGCACAGAGGGAAAG GTGGGCTACGAATTGAAGGATGAGATTGAGCGCAAGTTTGACAAGTGGCAGGAGCCACCACCTGTGAAGCAGGTGAAGCCTCTGCCTGCACCCCTCGATGGGCAGAGGAAGAAGCGAGGGGGCCGCAG GTACCGCAAGATGAAGGAGCGGCTGGGACTAACAGAGATCCGGAAACAGGCCAACCGCATGAGCTTTGGAGAA ATTGAGGAGGATGCTTACCAGGAAGACCTGGGCTTTAGCCTGGGACACCTGGGCAAATCAGGCAGTGGGCGGGTGCGGCAAACACAGGTGAATGAGGCCACCAAGGCCAGGATCTCCAAGACTCTACAG CGGACCCTGCAGAAGCAGAGCGTAGTGTACGGTGGGAAGTCTACCATCCGTGACCGCTCCTCAGGGACAGCCTCCAGTGTGGCCTTCACCCCACTGCAG GGTCTGGAGATTGTGAACCCACAAGCAGCTGAGAAGAAGGTGGCAGAAGCCAACCAGAAGTACTTCTCTAGCATGGCTGAGTTCCTCAAGGTCAAGGGCGAGAAGAGTGGCATCATGTCCACCTGA